In Tenrec ecaudatus isolate mTenEca1 chromosome 4, mTenEca1.hap1, whole genome shotgun sequence, a single window of DNA contains:
- the LOC142445341 gene encoding calmodulin-1 — MADQLTEEQIAEFKEAFSLFDKDGDGTITTKELGTVMRSLGQNPTEAELQDMINEVDADGNGTIDFPEFLTMMARKMKDTDSEEEIREAFRVFDKDGNGYISAAELRHVMTNLGEKLTDEEVDEMIREADIDGDGQVNYEEFVQMMTAK, encoded by the coding sequence ATGGCTGACCAACTGACTGAAGAGCAAATTGCAGAATTCAAGGAAGCTTTCTCACTATTTGACAAGGATGGTGACGGAACTATAACCACAAAGGAACTGGGGACTGTCATGAGGTCTCTGGGGCAGAATCCCACAGAAGCAGAGTTACAAGACATGATTAATGAAGTAGATGCTGATGGTAATGGCACAATTGACTTCCCGGAATTTCTGACAATGATGGCAAGAAAAATGAAGGACACAGACAGTGAAGAAGAAATCAGAGAAGCATTCCGTGTGTTCGATAAGGATGGCAATGGCTACATTAGTGCAGCAGAACTTCGTCACGTGATGACAAACCTTGGAGAGAAGTTAACAGACGAAGAGGTTGATGAAATGATCAGGGAAGCAGATATTGATGGGGATGGTCAAGTAAACTATGAAGAGTTTGTACAAATGATGACAGCAAAGTGA